The genomic region CCGTGCTCGGCACGCCCGACACCGTGCGCCAGCGCATTCGCGCGCTCGAGGCCGACCTCGGCCTCGACGCGATCCTGTGGCACATCGACTACGGCGCGCAGCCGTACGAACTGATGAGCAACAACCTGGAGGTGTTCGCCCGCGACGTGCTGCCGGGACTATGACGCCATGCCGATTCCTTCCGGATCCACCACGGGCTCGCCCATGACACCGTCCCTGTCACTCGACACGATCGTCGTCGGCGCCGGCATCGGCGGCCTCGCCGCCGCGCTCGCGCTGCGGCGCGCCGGCCATCGGGTCACCGTCCTCGAGCAGAGCCGGGCGTTTCGGGAAGTCGGCGCCGGGCTGCAGGTCGTGCCGAACGCGACGCGCGCGCTGCGTACGCTCGGCGTGCTCGACCGGCAGCGGCTGGCCGCCGTCGCCCCGATCGCGACGATCCGCCGCCGCTGGCAGGACGGCAGCCTGCTCGGTTCCTTCCCGCTCGGCGACGATGTCGAAGCCGAGTTCAACGCGCCGTACTGGAACGCGCATCGCGCCGACCTGCATGCCGCGCTGCTCGATGCCGTGCGCGACCCGTACACGGCCGGCCCGCCGGTCCCCGTCCTCGGCGGCATCGCGGTGCGCGGCCTCGACGCATACGGGCCGGACGGCGCGACGCTCGTCGATGCGGCGGGCACGCGCTGGCGCGCGGATCTCGTCGTCGCGGCCGACGGCATTCATTCGACGCTGCGCCACGCGCTGCTCGGCGACGACGCGCCGCACTACAGCGGCGACGACGCGTATCGCGCACTGATCGACGCCGATGCGATCGACCCGCGCTCGCCCGTGTTCGAGATCGTCCGGGAACCGCAGGTGACGATCTGGCTCGGGCCCGGCCGGCACGCGATCCATTACTGGGTGCGCGACCGCCGGCTGCTGAACCTCGTCGTGATCGTGCCGGGCGACGGCAGCACGCGCGAATCGTGGAGCAGCAAGGGCGACCGCGCGACGCTCGAGGCCGAGCTCGCCGGCTGGGATCCGCGCCTCGTCGGGCTGATCCGCTGCGCGTCGGACCTGAGCCGCTGGTCGCTGCACGACCGGCAGCCGCTCACGCGCTGGGTGTGGGACAGCGTGTGCCTGCTCGGCGACGCATGCCACCCGATGCTGCCGTACCAGTCGCAAGGCGCCGCGCAGGCGCTCGAGGACGCGGTCGTGCTCGGCCGGTGCGTGACCGGGCTCGCGTCGAAGGACGCGCTCGGCGCCGCGCTGGTCGAATACCAGCGCCTGCGGATCGACCGCAGCGCGCGGATCCAGCTTGCATCGGCCGGCAACGGCGGCGTGTTCCACCTGCCCGACGGCCCCGAACAGCAGGCGCGCGACGCCGAGCTCAAGTCGCGCCGCGCCGACTTCAAGTCCTATCACTGGACCTGGGCCGACGCGTACCAGCTTTGACGCCCGCCCCGGTGCCGCGCGGCGCGACCCGCGCGGCACCGGGGCTCCTCGCGACAGGACCGCATCATGACGAACACCGTGGACATTGCGCAGCAACTGAAACAGGCGATGCGCGGCGTGGCCGCCACCGTCACGATCGTGACGACCGGCGGCGACGGCGCCGCCG from Burkholderia cepacia ATCC 25416 harbors:
- a CDS encoding FAD-dependent monooxygenase, producing MTPSLSLDTIVVGAGIGGLAAALALRRAGHRVTVLEQSRAFREVGAGLQVVPNATRALRTLGVLDRQRLAAVAPIATIRRRWQDGSLLGSFPLGDDVEAEFNAPYWNAHRADLHAALLDAVRDPYTAGPPVPVLGGIAVRGLDAYGPDGATLVDAAGTRWRADLVVAADGIHSTLRHALLGDDAPHYSGDDAYRALIDADAIDPRSPVFEIVREPQVTIWLGPGRHAIHYWVRDRRLLNLVVIVPGDGSTRESWSSKGDRATLEAELAGWDPRLVGLIRCASDLSRWSLHDRQPLTRWVWDSVCLLGDACHPMLPYQSQGAAQALEDAVVLGRCVTGLASKDALGAALVEYQRLRIDRSARIQLASAGNGGVFHLPDGPEQQARDAELKSRRADFKSYHWTWADAYQL